The following DNA comes from Balaenoptera ricei isolate mBalRic1 chromosome 7, mBalRic1.hap2, whole genome shotgun sequence.
TGAGTGTGGAACGCAAAGGAAGCAGCTGAGGGCTAGTCCCTTGTGCCGGCACTGTGTATGCGTGCAGCAGCTCTCGGAATCCTCCCTGCCACCCATTGGAGGTGGCTCCTGTTTGTGcgtgttttacagatgagcagtGAAGGCccagagagcttaagtaacttgtccagggcTGCACAGCTCAGTGGTAAAGCTAGGATTCAGCCAGGCAATCAGACTTTGGAGGCTGAATCCCTGAACCTCTTTGGCTGGGAATAGGATCAGTCAAGGAATCAAGGCTCTTCTCAGCCTACAGTCTTTTCTGATCTCCACCCAGTCAACAATTGCATTTCCCTGTCCTGGGCTTCCACTTCAAGATGTGGGGTGTCAGCACCTGCGTCAGCAGACCAGGCTCATGGATTTCCTCATCTTATTGGCACTTTCGTTGGCAATGATGAGATCAATAAAGGAATGGAATGAAACATACCCTTGAACCCAGATGGCCTCCGTGAGGGTGGAGAAACTGACCTTCCGCTCAGAGCGGTCAGGGACATCTCAGGACAGGAAGCCACCTCTGTCCTTCTGGGATAGGACTGCCCACTTGAGCCCCGTCTCCTGGGACCTGGAGTGGGGCTGCATTATGACTTTTGGGGGCCCCAGACATGTTTGCCTTTGTGggcaaacacaaaaaaattataaaatcgtATTTTATAACTGCAAACATATCAGTGTTATATGAAGACGTTTGCTTTGacctaaaagtttatttttttcttctgattttaaaagaaatgaaaacatttcctaGGGCCCTGGGCACTGTGCCCGCTGTGCCTGATGAACAGACCAGCCCTGCCTGGAGCCTGCAGCCCTGAACGTGCATTAATCTGTGTGCCCTTCTCTTCCATCCAGTGTTTCCAGAGCTTGCAGAGGGCCTGGTTCTGAGCGTTAACTGTGGGCTGACATCTAGGGCTCAGCCAAAGGATGCTTCTTTGGCCCCTGTCAGTGGTACGAGTGCCGGGAGAGTTAGGGAAGAGGAGTCAGCAGGCTGAGTCCTCTGGggtcctcaccaccaccaccaagaaggAAGACTCATAGGCCAGAAGTGTTCCTTGTGATGGAACAGTGGTGGAGGGGTCTTAGCCGAGGGAGGGGATACAGTGGAGCTCAGATCTGCTTTATGTGAGGCTGGGAGTCCTCAGCACTGGGCCGGGAACTTCAGGCCTCTGGATCAATTCTAACTCCgaacagtggttttcaactggGGACCATTTGGCAATGTTCAAAGACGTGTTTTGTCGTTGCAATTCGGGGAGGGTGCcgctggcatctggtgggtagaggcccaGGATGGTGCTGGGCGTCTTACATAGGACAGCTCCTAACAAAGAATCTTCTGGTCCCAAAGACAGTAGTGCTGGGGTTGGGAGACCCTGATCCCGAGAATGTTCCAGGCATTGGGTTCTGGTGAGTGGAGCCTTCCAAGACGTTCCTGAAGAGGACTAAATGTGGGCCATCCTGCTCTCTTTCAACCTGAGAACGTGTAATTGCAGCCACAGTGGAGACGGGCTGTCTTAATTTAAGCCTCGGGGCAGGCGGGCAAACCTGCCCCCAAAAGAGAGGAACCCGGTGAGCTTCTGAGAGTCACAGGCTTCGTGACAGCAGAGCGGATGGTTCCAGAAATGGTGGGAAATTCCCAGAGCCCTTGTCTAATTACTTTGTGAGCAGAACTCAGGGCGTCGAGTGCAGAAGTGGCGTTGAGGTCTCCACAGATTCTCTCTGTCACTGTGGGCAGGAAGCAGGCTGGGCAGGGCACGATGAGGATGGGTTTGTTGTGCCCAGGGTGAACTCAGGTACGAGGGGCTGGGCGAGGGCAACCCAGAggtccccatttttttttcccctttgatccTGCATGGTTCCCAATGCAGCCGGGGCAGCAGGACTTTTCTAGGcatcttgctctcttcctcctgtgTTCCCCGGGCCAGCGCCTGCAGGGAAGAGGACAGGGAGCCTGAAACTGTGTCACCAGGTCCAGGtgcagagaagcagagaagaCTGTAGAGATGGAAATGGCAGAACTGATGGTGAGGATGGAGATGAgtcccccccaccacccctctATTTGTGCCAACATCTGCCTTATGCTTCAAGGTCAATGTTAAGCAGATAGAGGGTTACCTGAATCAGCCCATCCTATTTATTTGCCAGGCCTATCTCAGACTCTCGCAAGCCTCTCCTTCAGCCTTCTGCCCTCTACCTCTGGTATCTGAACAAGGAAGGTGGGATCTTCTTCGTGGCTGGCCTCAGCTGCCTGACCGGTCCCAGGGGAAAGCTGCAGCCAGTCCCCATTCAGGGGAACCGGGCCGGTAGCTGAGCCAGGGAACCAGGACTGCTTCTCTTGGGGCCTCTGGGCTTCTGCTGTTTCAGCTTCAAGGACAGAaaggggagggcagggtgggtgAGGAAAGTTTGGGGCGGGTGAATGTAGAACGTGGATCAGGACTCCCACCCAACTTGGTGGCAGATGCTTCAAACCAGCCTTCCCCGGCAGGTGGTGCTGGGACTTCTGGAACAGGATCTAGTCTGCGCTTGgtttatttatgataaaatctggGCTACCCGGAGCACCTGGAGAAGTAGCCATTCTAGAGAAAATTTTTCCGGGTTTCAAAGGGCTTactcatttaaatatttcaatttttatttttctaaagtttaaCAATTTTGGATAGACATCTTTCTTAATACTGAACACTTGTCATGTTTACCCCTTTCCTTTTTGGATGCCCCAAGGTCGTATTATCAACACTAGTCTTGTTTCAGGCCACACAACGTAGACGTTTTCAGGGGTCATCAATGGCTGTGGAGTTGTTTGCTGTGCACTAAATGTCCCCAGGGTTCTTACGTTCAGTTTTTTTACTGTCCTCTTTCCTCCCTGCCATTTGATACTTCTCGCCACTGACCACAtgccttcctttttctccttttaattttgttgattttattcTGCGGTGGCCTTGGAAACCAGACATGCAGAAACCAGGCTTATCTGACCAGTGCTACTGCGAACCGTCAAGGTTCTTCATGCACTGACTTTCCTTGACTTCTGAGGAAAGCATCACGGCTTTACAATGCATGAATGTGGTGACTGCTGTTCTGAGGCTCAGAAGCTTATCTTCCTCTGCTTCCTGCTTCTTGATTGGGTTCCACACGGCAGGGGTAGCAGGTCACTGAGGCAGCTGTCATCATcgacatcatcatcatcgtcgtcAAAGTAATCACCACCAACAGGACATAGAGTTTCTGTGTTCCACTCTGTATCTTAACGGCTTTACCTGTAACATACTCTCAGCAGTTCTGTAaagtaggaactattattatccaGTAGTTTATGGttaagaaaacagaggcacagtgTGGATCTATATGCAGGAGAAATACAGCTGATATAAAAAGTGGCGGAGCTGGAATTCAACTCGAGTCCGCCCTCCTATCCAGCGCTTGCCAGTCTGGAGATAACGTGCCTGGTTCTAACGGATGCTGCAGCTAGTGAGAACCGACCAGGCGTCAGGCCTAGTGCGAAGGGAAGGGATGGGAGTAAACCTCTGTTGAACTCCTCCGTTTCCAGGGACCCTGTTGGTGCCTGGTCCCGCAGGCGCTGGCTCCCCGAGGCACGGAAGAGGGTCCCACACCTTAGCTGGTGAGGGGGCGAACACCGAAGCTCACGATCCAGAGTGGGTATCATGGGCCCCCTTTTACAGGTAAGGGCCAGCTCTTTCCACCATACAGCATGCCCAGGACAGCGACCCCCTGAGCCCACCACACTGTGCCTGAATTCTGAAAGGACTGCCAAGTACTAGGCGCCTCGCCTGAAACCCTTGTGTAGAAATATTGGAAAAGCCATTATTCGGGTATGTTATCCAGGCTGTAAGTTTTCGGAGGTGCATTAGAGGGGAAGAGAAAATGTGCAAGATTTGTTTGGAAACTCCCCCTGCGTGCTCCCTGAGCCCTGCAGGGGGCTGCTCCAGGCAGCGTGGTCTGAGACCCTGTTGGCCCTGCTGCGTCTGCGAGGGGCTGTTTGCGCCCCGGCCCACCTAGAGCTTGCCAGAAATTGTCACCCTGGTTAGGACCCTTCCACACCATTCACTCTGTTCCCTGGCTGGACGTGCCTAAGCCTGCGTGAGACCGTGGGAGGGGAGGGCTGCTCTCAGGGCCCTTCCACCTGAGCTGTGTGCACCGTAGGAGCCGTTCCCTATTGCCGGCTGGCTGGAGGTTTAAGAAAGTCGAAAGACTTAGTGGATGGTCCTTGGACAGACATCTGGATGAGGCTATGCGCCCTGTGATAAGATGAAACTACAGCGTGGTCATTGCGCCTGTTCTGGGGGCTCTCGATGGGGGGTGGGGCAGCATGCATGGACAGACAGGAGACAAATCAGGGTCCCGGGATAGTGCTGTAGCAGCCGTAGGAGTGGAGCGTCAGGGCAACAAGAGGAGGAAGCAGACGGTCAGAGGAAGAGTGATGGCGGAGGGGTGCTGGACGCTGTGTTCTTCTGGTGGCAACGTGGCTCTCCACCTCACTTCCCCGCCAGACACAGCACAGCCCAGTGATCTCTGTGGCATGAGTTTTAAAAGCTCATCCAATCCATGCCTTTTCCGACCAGACATCATGAAGACTTTAAACAGGGGGAGTTAGTGGTGGGTGAATCTGAGAGGTCTTTCAAGGAAGAGTGATGGACATTACCCGTTCCCTGGTGAGAGCCTTGCCCACATGGTCATCCTTCGTTTGTGCCCctctgctcccccacccccatcctcccccTTGACCTCCTGGGGTGGAGGCAGAGCAGAGTAGGTGACCCGGGCATTTTTCTGGTGTCAGAGAGCCTGCGTTCAAATCCTGGATTGTGATCTTCGTCAAGAAATTGACCTccgtgagcctcagcttctcCGTCTGTGGAAGTTGGGGGACGTTGCTAATTGTGTTCATCGTTGCTGTGAAACTGAAATTGATCATCCACATAAATCACTTAGCACCATTGCTTAGATGTTAGTCATCGCCTTCCTTGTCATTATCAGGGGGTCCAGATAGTCCCTGGAGGGCCCACCTCTCTGGAAACTGGACCTGcagctcttcctccctccctctctctgcagaCAATGGCGAGGACCACTCTGAGGGAGGCCTGGTCGAGAACCACGTGGACGGGAACATGAACTTgttgggaggtggaggtggtgctgGCCGGAAGCCCCTCAAGTCGGGCATGAAGGAGCTGGCCGTGTTCCGGGAGAAGGTCACGGAGCAGCACCGGCAGATGGGCAAGGGTGGCAAACATCACCTCGGCCTGGAGGAGCCCAAGAAGCTGCGGCCGCCACCTGCCAGGGTCAGAGCGGGTCGGGTCTGGTTGGAGGGGTGGGAGGACGTGCAAAGGGAGTGTCCCAGCAAGCGGGGATGTGGGCCCCCATGAGATCCATGTCCTGTGTGCCTGCGGGCAAAGCACTTTCCTTTCTGATTCTGCCACTGACATATTCAGTGACCTTCAGGCTGATCAGTTTCTCTTTGGGGGGGGGGCCTCAGTATCTTTGGCTGTGAAATGGGCTCTGCATATGGGTTCTTGAAGTTCCTTCCTTCTAAAATCTCCACGTTTCTGCTTGGCTTCGGGACACAGGCAAAACAATGGATGCTAGAGATATAGATGGATCCACTTGAGCTTGCCCACTCTTGTTGCAATACGCTGCCCTCACTCAGCTGCCCCTCTTCTTCTTTCCAGCTCGGCTTTGCTGTCTTGGCCCTGGTTGGGTTTATGGAAGGGAATGGAGGTTGGGCCACTGGGTGGGTGTAGAGCTACTCTAGAGGCAGCCACTTGAATTCAGTATTTGCATTTTGACCCCTGAAAGCCGTTGACACAGATGGAGGAGAAGAGGGAATACTCATATGCAGGTGACTTTCTTTAGGGGTGCGGTAGAGCATAATCATATGGTAGTAAGATTGCTGGGCTGGGTGTCAGAAGTTCCCGGTTCCACcagctagctgtgtggccttgggaaaatCCCTTCAGAAGAAGCACGGGCCTGTTCCCACTCTAAGCATCCTCTCCGCGTGCCTGTGCCCACAGACCCCCTGCCAGCAGGAACTGGACCAGGTCCTGGAGCGGATCTCCACCATGCGCCTTCCCGACGAGCGGGGGCCCCTGGAGCACCTCTACTCCTTGCACATCCCCAACTGTGACAAGCATGGCCTGTACAACCTCAAACAGGTGAGCGAGGATCTCCTTGGCCCCGGACCCTGGGTGTGCCTTGTTCTTGCCCCACCATCTGTAAGCCTCTGAGCGGGAGACCTAGTCTTCTGTGAGGAGGCGGGTGGGGATGCCAGGTGCCAGGCCAAggaaggcgggggcggggcttcTCTTCTTGGCTTCAGGCTTGTCAGAGCCCGACTCCATGTACCCAGCTTACCTGCCAGCAGCGCTTGGTGTCCAGGATAGGAGGGAGCCTCTTGGAGGAGAAATAGCGCCTCATACCCGTGCTTCTTGACTTTTATtgagcattagaatcacctgcagGTGATTCTGGGGCCTCGTCCCCGGAGACTGTCATTCAGAAGGTCGAGCGGGGTCtgagagtttgcatttctaaccagctctcAGAGGATGCTGATGGTCCATGGACGGCATTTCCAGAATCACTGATTTAAACCATTGACCAAGTAGACTCTCTGGTTTTCAAGTATCTCAGGGGATGGAGGAGAATCAGGGGTGGAGAATCGCCACTTGAAATATTTCTAGAAACTGTAACAGAACAGTGTTATCAGTACATTAGAGGAAATGTAGAAAGTGTAAGTAAAACACCCAGGAGCcctttttcctcccctttccatTGTGTTCATATGCCttctaatgatctatgtgtgtatgcatatttccccttatcattattaattttgtttacttAACCACATAGAGTTTGTAGTGATGATTGTTAGTGGCTGTTTAACATGGTCAGTTGTCCTTTCACCTAGTGCACGGCTCACTTCCCCCAGCTCATCCCTTGTATAGGGAGAAAAAGTCTGTGTGCGTTTCATGTAAGGCAGAGAGAAGGATTGAGATGGTGTGGACTCCACCggccattctgttttccagcagAGGTTCTGAGCCCAGCTGCACACTGGGCTTCTCTAGGGAGCTTTAAAGAATACAGATGCCcgggcctcacccccagagatCCAGATTTTGTGAGTCTGGGGTGCTTTCTGGGCACCAGATTTTTCAAAGGCTCCCCTGGTGGTCCTACTGGGAAGTCAGACCTGACTTTTAAAGGGTGGGTGTGCAGAGCCAGGAGATAGGGTACGGGGCTCTGCTGAtcccccggggtggggggtgtcTCACTTCCCCATCTCCTTCACAGCCCAGGCATCTTGCCCTTTGAAATAGCAGTCTAACGTTAAAAGCTATTTGTTCATAAACCTGCCCTCT
Coding sequences within:
- the IGFBP2 gene encoding insulin-like growth factor-binding protein 2 isoform X1; its protein translation is MNLLGGGGGAGRKPLKSGMKELAVFREKVTEQHRQMGKGGKHHLGLEEPKKLRPPPARTPCQQELDQVLERISTMRLPDERGPLEHLYSLHIPNCDKHGLYNLKQCKMSLNGQRGECWCVNPNTGKLIQGAPTIRGDPECHLFYNEQQGARGVHTQRVQ